In the Tessaracoccus lacteus genome, GGCCAGATCGCCGCCGTCGGTCTGGTCCTGCCGCTCATCCAGCACCTCGGCTGGACTCAGGGGCTCCTCGTCGCGACGATCAGCAGTGCGCTGGCCGCCTCCATGGCGCTGCTGGGCATCCGCAACGCGCCGCCGGGGCAGGAGTCGAGCACCGTCGCCGACTCCTGGCGTGAGATGCCCCGCCAGGTGGCGGGCGTCCTGAAGCACCCGGCGACGCAGCTCGGGTTCTGGATCCACTTCACCTGTGGCTTCACCTACAACACCTTCGTGTTCATGTGGGGGATGCCGTATCTGGTGATCTCGCAGGGCCTGACGCAGCCCCTCGCCGGCGTGCTGTTCACGCTGCTGTCGGTCGCCGGCATGGTCGCGGGCCCCATCATCGGGACGCTGACGGCGCGCCACCCGCTGCGTCGCAGCACACTCGCCCTCCTGGTCGTCGGCGCCCTCGTCGTCACCTGGACAGCGGTGCTGCTGTGGCCTGGCCGGGCGCCGCTGGCGCTGCTGGTCCTCCTGGTCCTCGTCATAGCCGTCGGCGGCCCGGGCACGGGCATCGGGTTCGACTTCCCCCGCACCTCCCTGCCGCACACGCGGCTCGGAGCCGCGAACGGCGTTGTCATCGCGGGCTCGTTCACCGGAAGCACCGTCCTGATCCTGCTGATGGGCGTCTTCCTCGATCTCATCTCCGGAGGCCGCAGCAGCTACACGGCCGACGAGCTCCGGCTCGCCTGGACACTCCAGGCTCCGTTCTTCATCGTCGGCGTCGCGGGCATCCTGACCACCCGGAATGCGCTGCGCCGGCGCATGGCCGACGACGGCGTGATCGTGCCGACGTGGCGCGAGGTGGCGGATCGGATCCGTCGATACCGCTCCTGACTCAGAAGAGTCCTTCCGCCTCCGGGCGCGCATAGGAGGGGTCGACGTCGTTGAACAGCCGGCTGACCGACCGGCCGCGGTGGATCCGTCCGATCGCCTGGGCGAACAGCCGCGCGACGCTCAGCGTCGTCAGGCCGGGGAAGTCCTGGGGCGTCGGAACGGTGTCGGTGGTCACGACCTCCGAGATGCGGGCGTGCGACGTGAGCTTCTCGACGGCGTTGCCGGCGAACAGCCCATGCGTGCAGGCGACCGAGATCTCCTCGCAGCCGAAGTCGCCCAGGCGGTTCACGATCTCGACGATCGACCCGCCGGTAGCGATCTCGTCGTCCAGCACGATGGCGCGCTTGCCGGCAACGTCGCCGACGATCGACTCGATGACCACGCGGTCGTCGGCGAGTCGCTGCTTCGAACCGGCCGCCACCGGCAGACCGAGCTTCCGTGCGAGCAGGGTCGCCTGCTTGGCGTTGCCGAGGTCGGGGGAGACGATGACGCTGTTGCGCAGGTCCCGCTGCCGGAAGTGCTCGGCCAACACTCCCAGCGCAGTCAGGTGGTCGACGGGCACGGAGAAGAAGCCGTGCACCTGCGGGGCGTGCAGCGCCATCGTGAGCACTCGGTCGACGCCGGCGGTGCTCAGCAGGTCCGCCACGAGACGACCGCCCAGCGAGATACGGGCCGCGTCCTTCTTGTCGGAACGCGCGTACGCGTAGTGCGGCATCACGGCGGTGATCTGGCCGGCCGACGCCCCGCGGGCCGCGTCGATCATCAGCAGCAGCTCCATCAGGTGCTCCTGCGTCGGGGGGACCAGCGGCTGCACGATGTAGACGTCGCGCTGGCGGCAGTTGGTCAGCAGTTGTGCCTGGAGGCAGTCGTTGCTGAAGCGGGAGATCTTCGCGGGAGATCGGCTGATGCCCAGGTGGTCGCAGATGTCGTCGGCTAGCTGTGGATGGGCGGATCCGGAGAATACGACGATGTTCTTCACGGCCGGTTTCCCTTTCCTGGGGGTCGCCTGAAGCCTACCGACGATCGGATTCGCCGTCAGCGGATGGTCCGACGGGCGTTCCGCTTGGGACC is a window encoding:
- a CDS encoding MFS transporter, producing the protein MNSFAHSRMAWVVWGIGVFAYAVAVMHRGALGVAGLEAAAHFGTTAGVVSTFVVLQLAVYAVAQVPVGAMLDRFGSRAVITTGSLITGVAQVLLAVVDDLPLAYVARVLLGIGDACIFNSVLRLLPRWFTPRAVPVLSQVTGMAGAVGQIAAVGLVLPLIQHLGWTQGLLVATISSALAASMALLGIRNAPPGQESSTVADSWREMPRQVAGVLKHPATQLGFWIHFTCGFTYNTFVFMWGMPYLVISQGLTQPLAGVLFTLLSVAGMVAGPIIGTLTARHPLRRSTLALLVVGALVVTWTAVLLWPGRAPLALLVLLVLVIAVGGPGTGIGFDFPRTSLPHTRLGAANGVVIAGSFTGSTVLILLMGVFLDLISGGRSSYTADELRLAWTLQAPFFIVGVAGILTTRNALRRRMADDGVIVPTWREVADRIRRYRS
- a CDS encoding ribose-phosphate diphosphokinase; translated protein: MKNIVVFSGSAHPQLADDICDHLGISRSPAKISRFSNDCLQAQLLTNCRQRDVYIVQPLVPPTQEHLMELLLMIDAARGASAGQITAVMPHYAYARSDKKDAARISLGGRLVADLLSTAGVDRVLTMALHAPQVHGFFSVPVDHLTALGVLAEHFRQRDLRNSVIVSPDLGNAKQATLLARKLGLPVAAGSKQRLADDRVVIESIVGDVAGKRAIVLDDEIATGGSIVEIVNRLGDFGCEEISVACTHGLFAGNAVEKLTSHARISEVVTTDTVPTPQDFPGLTTLSVARLFAQAIGRIHRGRSVSRLFNDVDPSYARPEAEGLF